One Vallitalea pronyensis genomic region harbors:
- the adhE gene encoding bifunctional acetaldehyde-CoA/alcohol dehydrogenase, whose product MANQKVTKTNDMDVTKMVDTLVSKANKALEAYMNLDQEQIDNIIKEMSLAGVDQHMYLAKLAVEETGRGVYEDKITKNLFATEYIYHSIKYEKTVGVIDKNEEEDYMEVAEPVGVVAGVTPVTNPTSTTMFKAIISTKTRNPIIFAFHPSAQKCSAESARILRDAAVKAGAPEDCIQWIETPSLEATSALMNHPGVSLILATGGSGMVKAAYSTGKPALGVGPGNVPCFIEKTANIERSATDLILSKAFDYGMICASEQAAIIEEPIYKAFTDYMKKHHCYFTTKAETKRVEGVVMNLEKGMVNAAIVGKSPVEIAKLAGIDVPENTKILCCEIGGVGDKYPLSKEKLSPVLAIIKAKDVEEGIALSEKMVEIGGLGHSSVVHSNDDDVIHAFSDRLKTGRIIINSPSTHGAIGDIYNTNMPSLTLGCGSYGKNSTTSNVTAINLINKKRVAIRRVNMQWFKIPEKIYFEPGSVQYLSKMPNITKAFIVTDPYMVKLGYVDKVLYHLRNRHGYVHCEIFSDVEPDPSIETVKKGAQMMQNFDPDVIIALGGGSPMDAAKGMWLFYEHPEARFSDMALKFMDIRKRVYKFPAMGKKSKFVAIPTTSGTGSEVTSFAVITDKTKGIKYPLADYELTPDVAIIDPDFVMSVPARVTANTGLDVLTHAIEAFVSVLASDYTDALAMKAIELVFKYLPRAYKNGNDAEAREKMHNASCIAGMAFTNAFLGINHSLAHKLGGEFHVPHGAANAILLPHVIEYNGSTTPTKFASFPKYEKFIAPEKYAEIARHIGLPSSTSEEGVQSLANAVRTLMKELDMPMTVKACDIDEKLYLSKLDYLADKAFEDQCTPANPRMPLITELVDLYKKAYYGK is encoded by the coding sequence ATGGCAAATCAAAAAGTTACAAAAACAAATGATATGGATGTAACCAAGATGGTGGATACATTGGTATCAAAAGCAAACAAGGCTCTTGAAGCTTACATGAACCTGGATCAGGAGCAAATAGATAATATCATCAAGGAAATGTCCCTTGCTGGTGTGGACCAACACATGTATCTTGCCAAACTGGCAGTAGAAGAAACGGGTAGAGGCGTATACGAAGATAAAATTACAAAGAACCTCTTTGCTACAGAGTATATCTATCATAGTATCAAATATGAAAAAACAGTTGGTGTCATTGATAAAAATGAAGAAGAAGATTACATGGAGGTTGCTGAACCTGTTGGTGTAGTAGCTGGTGTAACACCTGTTACAAACCCTACTTCAACAACCATGTTTAAAGCTATTATTTCCACAAAAACAAGAAACCCCATTATCTTTGCTTTTCATCCATCTGCTCAAAAGTGTTCCGCTGAATCTGCAAGAATTCTAAGAGATGCAGCTGTCAAAGCAGGTGCACCAGAAGATTGTATTCAATGGATTGAAACACCTTCACTAGAAGCTACAAGTGCATTAATGAACCATCCTGGTGTTTCCCTTATCCTAGCTACAGGTGGATCAGGCATGGTGAAGGCGGCTTACTCAACAGGAAAACCTGCCCTTGGTGTGGGACCTGGTAACGTACCATGCTTTATTGAGAAAACAGCTAATATTGAACGATCTGCTACAGACCTCATTCTATCAAAAGCTTTTGATTATGGTATGATTTGTGCGTCTGAGCAAGCTGCAATTATTGAAGAACCTATTTACAAAGCCTTTACAGATTATATGAAGAAACACCATTGCTATTTTACAACAAAAGCTGAAACGAAGCGAGTGGAAGGCGTTGTCATGAATCTTGAAAAAGGTATGGTTAATGCAGCTATTGTTGGTAAATCCCCAGTAGAAATTGCAAAGTTAGCAGGTATTGATGTACCGGAAAATACAAAGATTCTGTGTTGTGAAATAGGTGGTGTTGGTGATAAGTATCCCCTATCAAAAGAAAAATTATCACCTGTCTTAGCTATTATTAAAGCTAAGGATGTTGAAGAAGGTATTGCTTTAAGTGAAAAGATGGTAGAAATCGGCGGTCTTGGCCACTCATCTGTGGTACATTCTAATGATGATGACGTTATTCATGCTTTTTCTGATCGCTTAAAGACAGGCCGTATTATTATCAACTCTCCTTCAACCCATGGTGCTATTGGTGATATTTATAATACAAATATGCCATCCCTTACGTTAGGATGTGGTTCATACGGTAAGAACTCCACCACTTCTAATGTAACAGCAATCAACCTGATTAATAAGAAAAGGGTGGCGATCCGAAGAGTGAACATGCAGTGGTTTAAGATTCCAGAAAAAATATACTTTGAGCCTGGTTCCGTGCAATACCTTAGTAAAATGCCAAATATTACAAAAGCATTTATTGTTACAGATCCCTACATGGTTAAACTTGGCTATGTGGACAAAGTGCTCTATCATTTAAGAAATAGACACGGTTATGTACACTGCGAAATTTTCAGTGATGTTGAACCTGATCCCAGCATTGAAACCGTTAAAAAGGGTGCACAAATGATGCAAAACTTTGACCCAGATGTTATTATCGCACTGGGTGGTGGTTCGCCAATGGATGCGGCTAAAGGTATGTGGTTATTCTACGAACATCCAGAAGCGCGTTTTAGCGATATGGCTCTTAAGTTCATGGATATTCGAAAACGTGTATACAAGTTCCCTGCAATGGGTAAAAAATCAAAGTTTGTTGCCATTCCAACAACTTCAGGAACAGGTTCTGAGGTAACATCCTTTGCTGTTATTACCGATAAAACAAAAGGCATTAAGTACCCCTTAGCAGATTATGAGTTAACACCCGATGTTGCCATCATCGACCCTGACTTTGTTATGTCTGTCCCCGCTCGTGTCACAGCGAACACAGGGCTGGATGTACTGACACATGCTATAGAGGCATTCGTATCTGTACTGGCTTCTGATTATACGGATGCATTGGCTATGAAGGCCATTGAACTGGTATTTAAGTATCTTCCAAGAGCTTATAAAAATGGAAATGATGCTGAAGCAAGAGAAAAAATGCATAACGCCTCTTGTATTGCAGGTATGGCATTTACCAATGCATTCTTAGGTATTAACCATTCCCTTGCTCACAAATTAGGAGGAGAGTTCCATGTACCTCATGGTGCAGCCAATGCCATTTTATTACCACATGTTATTGAATATAATGGTTCCACTACACCAACTAAATTTGCTTCATTCCCTAAATACGAAAAATTTATTGCTCCTGAAAAATATGCTGAGATTGCTAGACATATTGGATTACCTTCTAGTACATCAGAAGAAGGTGTACAATCATTAGCAAATGCAGTACGTACACTCATGAAAGAATTAGATATGCCTATGACAGTTAAAGCATGTGATATTGATGAAAAACTATATCTAAGTAAACTTGATTACCTTGCTGATAAGGCATTTGAAGACCAGTGTACACCAGCAAACCCAAGAATGCCGCTTATTACAGAACTTGTAGACTTATACAAAAAAGCTTACTACGGAAAATAA
- a CDS encoding HD-GYP domain-containing protein, with product MRRVLIDNLKGNEIVARPVYSVNGSFLLSKGIHIKRSYMTRLRELGVDYIYIEDELSKGVELNDFIEDKTRENCKKEVKKVLEVYSTQGHLELTNVVNAAHDIVDDVLSQRNIIVNLVDIRRKDEYTYAHSVNVCALAVLMAIKLGYNKNKVKDIAVGALLHDLGKVLIPEEILNKPDKLSEKENEMIKKHVIYGYEALSEASWISSISKVIILTHHENIDGSGYPFGWSGNKINNATKIISICNVFDAMVTRNAQRDAYKIYEVIEYLVANKNRLFDAELVDVFIKYIAVYPSGMGIITNDGRKGIVLKQNNGFTTRPIIRILEDEHGKCEDWIEIDLLENKKIFIVDTYEI from the coding sequence ATGAGAAGAGTACTGATCGACAATCTAAAAGGAAATGAGATTGTAGCTCGTCCAGTTTATTCAGTGAATGGTAGCTTTCTCTTATCGAAAGGAATTCATATAAAAAGATCTTATATGACACGATTAAGAGAACTTGGAGTAGATTACATATATATTGAGGATGAACTATCGAAGGGTGTGGAACTCAATGATTTCATTGAGGACAAGACACGTGAGAATTGTAAAAAAGAAGTGAAGAAAGTATTAGAGGTGTATAGCACCCAAGGGCATTTGGAGTTAACCAATGTTGTTAATGCTGCTCATGATATTGTTGATGATGTTTTATCACAACGCAATATTATTGTTAATCTAGTGGATATACGTCGAAAAGATGAATATACATATGCTCATTCGGTTAATGTATGTGCTTTAGCAGTCTTGATGGCCATTAAGTTAGGCTATAATAAAAACAAAGTCAAAGACATTGCTGTTGGCGCCCTATTGCACGATCTTGGTAAAGTGCTTATACCAGAAGAAATACTAAATAAGCCCGATAAACTCAGTGAAAAAGAAAATGAGATGATTAAAAAGCATGTTATTTATGGCTATGAAGCTTTGTCAGAGGCTTCATGGATTAGCTCTATATCGAAAGTGATCATTTTAACCCATCATGAAAATATAGATGGTTCAGGATATCCTTTTGGATGGAGCGGCAATAAAATTAACAATGCCACAAAAATCATTTCTATTTGTAATGTTTTTGATGCGATGGTTACAAGGAATGCCCAACGTGACGCTTATAAGATATATGAAGTTATTGAATACCTTGTTGCGAATAAGAATCGCTTATTTGATGCTGAACTTGTGGATGTGTTTATTAAATACATTGCTGTTTATCCTTCTGGTATGGGTATCATAACCAATGATGGAAGAAAAGGTATTGTGCTTAAACAAAATAATGGGTTCACGACCAGACCCATTATACGGATATTAGAAGATGAACATGGTAAGTGTGAAGACTGGATTGAAATTGATTTATTGGAGAATAAAAAAATCTTTATTGTAGATACTTATGAAATATAA
- the serS gene encoding serine--tRNA ligase — translation MLDLRFLRENPDIVKQNMKNKFQDSKLELVDEVIALDIERRTTQQEADQLRAKRKKLSKQIGGLMAKGEKDEAEEVKRQVAAGSERLVELEEKERVLAEQVNKIMMVIPNIIDKSVPIGKDDSENVEVERYGDPVVPDFEIPYHTDIMKRFNGIDLESARKVAGNGFYYLMGDMARIHSAVISYARDFMIDRGFTYCIPPYMIRSDVVAGVMSFAEMEAMMYKIEGEDLFLIGTSEHSMIGKYIDTILQETSLPHALTSYSPCFRKEKGAHGIEERGVYRIHQFEKQEMIVVCKPEDSMAWFDKLWQNTVDLFCSMDIPVRTLECCSGDLADLKVKSIDVEAWSPRQKKYFEVGSCSNLGDAQARRLKIRVVGESGKFFAHTLNNTVVAPPRMLIAFLENNLNEDGSVNIPVALRPYMGHQSVIKPVN, via the coding sequence ATGTTAGATTTAAGATTTTTACGAGAAAACCCGGATATTGTAAAGCAAAATATGAAAAACAAATTTCAGGATAGTAAGTTAGAGTTGGTGGATGAAGTAATAGCGTTAGATATAGAGCGACGAACCACCCAACAAGAAGCGGACCAGCTAAGGGCTAAGAGGAAAAAACTTTCAAAGCAGATTGGCGGGCTCATGGCGAAGGGTGAAAAGGATGAAGCAGAAGAGGTTAAACGACAAGTAGCGGCAGGTTCTGAACGCTTAGTGGAATTAGAGGAAAAAGAAAGAGTACTGGCAGAGCAAGTAAACAAGATCATGATGGTTATTCCCAATATCATTGACAAAAGCGTCCCTATTGGTAAAGATGATAGTGAGAACGTAGAGGTAGAACGGTATGGGGACCCTGTGGTACCCGATTTTGAGATTCCGTATCATACTGATATCATGAAGCGATTCAACGGTATTGATTTAGAGAGCGCTAGAAAAGTTGCTGGTAATGGTTTTTATTATCTCATGGGTGATATGGCTCGCATTCACTCGGCGGTCATTTCCTATGCGCGAGATTTTATGATTGATCGTGGTTTTACCTATTGTATTCCGCCGTACATGATTCGTAGTGACGTGGTTGCAGGTGTTATGAGTTTTGCTGAAATGGAAGCCATGATGTATAAAATAGAAGGTGAAGATCTCTTTTTAATTGGTACAAGCGAACATTCCATGATCGGTAAATACATTGATACGATTTTACAAGAAACGTCATTACCACATGCTTTAACAAGTTATTCACCTTGTTTTAGAAAAGAAAAAGGGGCTCATGGTATAGAAGAAAGAGGTGTTTACCGGATCCATCAATTTGAAAAACAAGAAATGATTGTGGTGTGTAAGCCTGAAGACAGCATGGCGTGGTTTGATAAGTTATGGCAGAACACAGTGGATCTATTTTGTTCCATGGATATACCTGTCAGAACATTAGAATGCTGTTCAGGGGATCTTGCAGACTTAAAAGTGAAGTCCATTGACGTAGAAGCTTGGTCGCCTAGACAGAAAAAGTATTTTGAGGTAGGCAGTTGTTCTAACCTAGGGGATGCACAGGCAAGGCGCTTAAAAATCCGAGTAGTCGGAGAAAGCGGCAAGTTCTTTGCACACACCTTAAATAACACAGTTGTTGCGCCACCACGTATGCTCATTGCTTTCTTAGAAAATAACTTAAATGAAGACGGTTCTGTAAATATTCCTGTTGCTTTACGGCCTTATATGGGTCACCAATCCGTCATTAAACCTGTTAACTAG
- a CDS encoding ArsR/SmtB family transcription factor: MEDINNYYEVAELLKVLGHPVRLCIVNGLLRNKGCNVSFMQSCLNIPQSTVSQHLAKLKSAGIIVGERNGLEIKYKVVNQIAIDLVTSLFDE, translated from the coding sequence ATGGAAGATATCAATAACTATTACGAAGTAGCTGAGCTTCTAAAAGTATTAGGACACCCCGTTAGGCTGTGTATTGTCAACGGATTACTTCGAAATAAAGGCTGTAATGTTTCATTCATGCAGAGCTGTCTAAATATACCTCAATCAACAGTCTCCCAACATCTTGCAAAATTAAAGTCAGCTGGTATTATTGTTGGTGAACGAAACGGACTTGAAATAAAATATAAAGTAGTCAATCAAATCGCCATCGATCTTGTAACGTCTTTATTTGATGAATAA
- a CDS encoding O-acetylhomoserine aminocarboxypropyltransferase/cysteine synthase family protein, producing the protein MDNKWRIETTAVQGGYEPKSGEPRVLPIYQSTTYKYDTCEQVAKLFDLEAPGHMYTRISNPTLEALEKKMAMMEGGIGAMATSSGQAATMIAIMTICSSGEHIVAANTLYGGSFSLLKTTFEKFGIDVTFVDPELSLEALKSYIQPNTKAVFAETIGNPLLNILDFNKFAMLAHDNQLPLIVDNTFATPYLCRPIEHGADIVIHSCTKYIDGHATSVGGMIIDSGQFDWTNGKFPEMTSPDASYHGVVYVRDFKEAAYITKARVQLLRDMGSTMSPFNGFLMSVGLETLPLRMERHSENALSIAKWLEQHDQIEWVVYPGLDSHPSHALAKEYLPLGCSGVLTFGVKGGREAGEKLINNLKMIALVVHVADTRSCMLHPASTTHRQLTEEEQLASGVRPDLIRFSVGIENIEDIKADIEQALRQ; encoded by the coding sequence GTGGATAATAAGTGGCGTATAGAAACAACAGCCGTACAAGGCGGTTATGAACCAAAAAGTGGTGAACCCAGAGTCTTACCTATTTATCAAAGCACAACCTATAAATATGATACTTGTGAACAGGTAGCAAAATTGTTTGATCTGGAAGCCCCAGGACATATGTATACAAGAATCAGCAATCCAACATTAGAGGCACTAGAAAAGAAAATGGCAATGATGGAAGGTGGTATAGGTGCTATGGCCACGTCATCTGGACAAGCAGCGACGATGATAGCCATTATGACCATCTGTTCATCTGGAGAACATATCGTAGCAGCCAATACCTTATATGGAGGTTCTTTTTCTTTATTGAAGACAACCTTTGAAAAATTTGGCATTGATGTCACATTTGTTGACCCTGAATTAAGTCTGGAAGCCTTAAAAAGCTATATTCAACCCAATACTAAAGCGGTATTTGCAGAGACCATTGGGAATCCTTTACTAAATATCTTAGATTTTAATAAGTTTGCCATGTTAGCCCATGACAACCAACTACCCCTAATTGTTGACAATACATTTGCTACACCTTATCTATGCCGTCCCATTGAGCATGGAGCGGATATTGTCATACATTCTTGTACGAAATATATCGATGGGCATGCCACAAGTGTTGGTGGTATGATCATTGACAGTGGCCAGTTTGATTGGACCAATGGTAAGTTTCCAGAAATGACATCTCCTGATGCCAGTTATCACGGTGTGGTATATGTAAGAGACTTTAAGGAAGCAGCCTACATCACCAAAGCAAGAGTGCAATTATTACGGGATATGGGTTCAACCATGAGTCCTTTTAATGGGTTCTTAATGAGTGTTGGATTAGAGACTTTGCCACTCAGAATGGAGCGGCATAGTGAAAACGCATTATCCATTGCTAAGTGGTTAGAGCAGCATGACCAGATTGAATGGGTGGTATATCCTGGTCTAGATAGTCATCCTAGTCATGCTTTAGCTAAGGAGTACTTGCCTCTAGGATGCAGTGGTGTTTTAACCTTTGGTGTAAAAGGTGGTCGAGAGGCAGGGGAAAAGCTCATTAATAACCTCAAAATGATTGCCTTAGTGGTTCATGTGGCAGACACACGGTCTTGTATGCTCCATCCAGCAAGTACAACCCATCGTCAGTTAACCGAAGAGGAGCAATTGGCATCAGGGGTAAGACCGGATTTAATACGGTTTTCTGTTGGTATTGAAAACATAGAAGATATTAAGGCGGACATCGAACAAGCACTACGCCAATAA
- a CDS encoding DUF3881 family protein, with amino-acid sequence MEKYLSAIGFKGYANKEQIKELVRDIIQNPTEKYISNFGKEKLKVEYHKKYQEELGIMVRGELDDQEEIKVSSVLPYKKGTIPMDVGEIDVIEADFGKDEYYGFFEDDKTGNAMTFYLQNLVDYFDIGEERDVYIRCLRLVAFSIEGTVILPISKDEVDIMVEEEEEKWRASLLEMAKDGDEEAISLLEIDAEQTEELFQYRTRHEDLLTILEGYFIPHGFHESEYSLLGTILDSRMVRNTMTGEEVYILDLDCLNFRVEVCINKKDLMGIPSKGMRFKGVCMIQGHIEFV; translated from the coding sequence ATGGAAAAGTACTTAAGCGCAATTGGCTTTAAAGGATATGCCAATAAAGAACAAATAAAAGAGCTAGTCAGAGATATCATTCAAAACCCAACAGAGAAGTATATATCTAATTTTGGCAAGGAAAAGCTAAAGGTAGAATACCATAAAAAGTATCAAGAAGAATTGGGCATCATGGTTCGAGGAGAATTAGACGACCAGGAAGAGATAAAAGTTTCATCCGTGCTACCCTATAAGAAAGGTACAATTCCCATGGATGTAGGTGAGATTGATGTGATAGAAGCTGATTTTGGTAAAGATGAGTATTATGGTTTTTTTGAAGATGATAAAACAGGTAATGCCATGACTTTTTACTTGCAAAATCTAGTGGATTACTTTGATATTGGTGAAGAAAGAGATGTCTATATACGTTGCCTTCGATTGGTTGCTTTTTCCATAGAAGGAACGGTTATATTACCCATAAGTAAAGATGAAGTGGATATCATGGTGGAAGAAGAAGAGGAAAAATGGCGGGCATCCCTATTGGAAATGGCAAAAGATGGTGATGAAGAGGCTATCTCCTTGTTGGAAATCGATGCAGAGCAAACAGAAGAGCTGTTTCAATACCGGACAAGACATGAAGATTTATTAACCATATTAGAAGGTTATTTTATACCCCATGGGTTTCATGAATCGGAATATTCCCTTCTTGGTACCATATTGGATTCTCGTATGGTCCGTAATACCATGACAGGTGAAGAGGTTTATATCTTAGATTTAGATTGTCTTAATTTTCGCGTAGAGGTGTGTATTAATAAGAAGGATTTAATGGGTATACCCTCAAAAGGCATGCGCTTTAAAGGCGTCTGCATGATACAAGGACATATTGAATTTGTTTAA